Sequence from the Magallana gigas chromosome 4, xbMagGiga1.1, whole genome shotgun sequence genome:
TTTGTTTGTATAAGGTAGGTTTGTTCTTAGAGTCACACGCTTCTTGTCTGCATACATAGCTCATACTTTGAGTAATACGGATGCAGGTTTCATATGGGGGTAAAGATGTTTAAAACCTAACCTCCCACCAAATGTACAGCTTCAGGGAATAGATAAATATTTCTTAAGACCcagtaatatttgaaataaatggaGATCCtttaaaagtttgaattgttAATTAAGGGAAATGTGTTTACactttttgaatgttttagctTTGTATTAGAGTACATGTCATGATATATGACacttacatgtaagtacatgtgtatttccaTTGCTTTATTGCTTCTTGcagtaaatgtatattataaaaatgataatctaCAATTTGTGTTATAAATGCTGATAGAATACAGAGTTGTACTCAATATAATCATGGTTATTGGGATTGATGATATGGTGTATTTTCGTGAGAATTAAAAAGCTCGTGAATTTAGTGCATATATTGTAAGATACTGCAAATTCTGCTTCAGGTATTAGCGTAAACCAATAATCTGAGATTCCTCCGAatctttaccccccccccccccgttttattaattgatgtttgttcaaagattaaataataaaagcagGGGTTACAGTCATAGGAGTGTTAAATTAGGGATTATACTTCAAAATGAAGCttacattgtaaaatacaaACATAGGACTCTCTGACATGTCAATCTCAAAGCTATGGTACTaggtgaccgtcaaggcctGAGAGcctattggggttttttttttcagaatgacGGTTGTCAAGGATACATTTATGTCAATTGtcatataaattgtaaaaatgaaaacgtTTTCATTACGGCGTTTTTTAATTATAACTACACAAAATCATGTCACAGAGGTACATTAAATAAACCACAATCTGTTAATTTGAGAGATTGTTTTAACTGGGCTTTGCTATAAAAAAGTCCTAAATCGCCACTCTTCACAACTTCAAAGGTAAACAAACTTCACAAGCTTCACAATAAAAGCTTCCGCTAAAACAAATAGTCACTAAGAGCTATCCCacttatgtaaaatatttttaaaaataaattaagataaaaaatttatgttttcttaTTCCTAACATTTAAAGACAAGTACTGCGTTTTGGAACCATGTTCCAAGCACAAAAAATCCATGAACTACTGCAGTAATAAGCCTGCACATCGAAGATGATGATTGCTTctgaaaaatcttattttagaattaaatgtaCAGAATTTGTGTTACTAGTCAGACATGTTTATGATTGCCACTAAAACTTTTAGCcactctctgacgctttgccaaCATCAAATGCGTACCGCACCAACAGCTATCAATGCAGTTGATGTATTGCGTTGTACACTGCAGATAGCCAAAAATAGAAtacattttctatatttatatttcaagagagagagacacagagaGAAAGCCAGATTctatggtgtccggatagggccatttgcgttagcgcgacatcgcgttcaggtaaacgagacatcgcgctaacacacaacacgccgtcgcgctaacgcaactttgcataacacgccgtcgcgctaacacacaacacgccgtcgcgctaacgcaactttgcacaacacgccgtcgcgctaacgcaactttgcacaacacgccgtcgcgctaacacacaacacgccgtcgcgctaacgcaactttgcacaacacgccgtcgcgctaacacacaacacgccgtcgcgctaacgcaactttgcacaacacgccgtcgcgctaacacacaactgttatcataatcaatgttgcccgaaaacacagtcaacatttgttttgttatatgaagaaacaaaccaaaattaagaaagtaattgaaaacagatcgccgttaTTTTCTcggctcaacaaagaattcacaaattttttttatcgttttctGTTAAGTGTTTTATTTCACAATCACCTAGATATGAATTTATTTCGTTATCGGGTATTGAGTTAGAATTGTATAACTTTTCATAAAATCGGCACATTTCTCCTAAAATATCACTGGTGGAAGAgcgaatttctttttttttctgtttcgaTTTCATTTATCACATTGTTtgattgatgttttttttctagtCCTAAAAAGAAAttggtggttttttttcacCCTCTTGGATCCATTTAGCACGAGATCGAATTTGTGCACCGTTTGCTTTTTTATCAATAAGGTAACTTAATTGAGTTTCCAATTCTCGTTTTCTATTCATATTTATTAGATGATGAGGTAGAAGTTCGATTtctgatatttctttttcaatatttaaaatactttgtttcAGTGTTTTCTGACGGTTTTTCgaataatttattgaaaaatcttTGACCCTTTCTTTAAGCGTTTCCCATTTTTCAACACatgatttttgtaatttttctgtATCTcttattatttgaataatattctttttaaaatcatcttcatttaaaattgaaacattcaTTTTCCAGTATCCTTTTCCTCGTTggttattataaatattaagttCAAATTTAAGCGCTCTGTGATCTGACATCCTTGTACCGTTGCTATGGGTACCAGGGATTTTTCTAATTAAGATGTTTCTAAATTGATTTAGCAGgtcattatttacaaaaacaaaatctattCTACTTCTTGGTGTATCAGATGCATCGCACCATGTAAATCCATTTAAATCTTTGTGTTTGTCAAACCATAAATCGGTAATGtctaaaatttgtaaacattctTTGAGAATTTTAGTACTTTTATCATTCATGTTATTCATGTTGCAGTTAAAGTCTCCACAAAGGATAACATGAGACTCATATaatttatgaatgtttatataggtcttcaatcttttaaaaaaatctattctACTCGATTCTTTGTTTGGAGCATAAACATTAACCAAAGTAATGTTTTGTTCATTAATCTTGACATTGACAAGTAGTTTTCTACCATCTACTGATTTATGAATATCTATAATTTCTAcatgtgtgttttttttaaataaaattgaaactcCTCTGCTAAAATTGGAATCTGAAAATGCATGAATTGATTTTCCTGACCAATTACAATTGTACTGGAATTCGGTTTTTTTCAATGTAGTGTGTTTCTTGTAAAAAACATATGTCTATATTTGTGTCTGATATCCAGCTATAaagtttttctcttttttcttttaaatttaaacctCGAGCGTTAACCGAAATTATTTTTAGTGCACACATTTTGATTAGTTCAcataatattgcatatatatgGTAATAAGCTACTGAgacattttaaatatgaatgcttgacacatgtcaggcCAACGTCTGCGGTTTGTTCATCTAAATTCAGATGAACTCGATAGTTTAATTGATGAAAACATTCGGCAAATACGACAAAAGTGATAAACTCAAGCgttagtgttttaaaaatatttgcctCTCCcttgtgaattaaataaatatgttcataACCCgactttgatttgtttaaaaatgttatataacatatattacatgtcttctcgggcgacaataccagaatatttgtccctcggtgacaggaaagccctggagtgttatgtcgccctctgccttcggcatcgggcgacataacactccagggctttcctgccacctcggggcaaatattctggtatgtcgccctcgatgccatgtaatatatgtataatattgatGGTAATATAACTGCAAATGTAACATATCATCTGAGATAAACAGCATTTGTTTTAGTTCTTATCcaaataatttctaaaactATCCTTTCATTCTGATGAAGGAACTACAATATCTAACTGGAATGTCAATTGTAATGACATATTGCTGTAATAAATGTAATACTAAGGGTGTCCCAGGAGACTGGATGATCTACAAATTACCAATCAAATCTACCGAAAAAGttaaacaatgatttttaaGGACAAAAATTATTGTCTAGAAAAATATTGGaatcaaaatattgtataattataatattttttttcaaaaatttgtatacAGAACTCTTGTGCATATAGAAAGACgtgatttatttaatataggAGCTTTGGTGTGCTTGTTTATCAACAATTACATGTGacttggtacatgtatgtttttaaactcaatttatttacagcgaaatttattgaaatttaaaaaatattcttgttatttcatttttgatatttgGTTTCTTAGTACCAATAAATGACAGATGCTGTTTTATTTGTAACCATGTCTTGTTTAATATTGGCAAACAAGAGTACACATGATTATGTTGTACATTTTCATAATCTTATAAATGATGATAATATGTTAAACTGACCTGTTAGCGCTTTCTGTGGAGTTATATATCTGCAGACACAAACTTTGTTGTTGTTCtctgatccgacccagagacaaTCATTGTTTTTATCATATCTAAGGCTGTGTGGTCTATATATCTAAGGATTCTAACGAAAGAAATCGTAAGAAGTTGCCGCCCTTATCTATAACCAGTACTTTAACAGATTTcacatcacacaccaggatttGTGACAGTgagtcagtacagattccacgtgGATCTATTCTATGTCCGGATGGAAGTCTTTTGTAGGaaaaacgatgtcttcctccacgatCTGTTACCACTGCAGTACCAACAGAACAAAATATATCGTAAGTgtagtcagacaccacgacatccccattctTATTCTCTGTTATGAAATGAGGTTTCACATACAGTGTGCCTCCTCTTTTGTCATAGTTTATTGTTTGTGTCAGATGTCCGGTCTGACTATACCGATCTACCATGCCTGTGACGCTGTTAGATACCCCGACTAGTAGATCCCCAGTAGACGGGGAACAATAAACACAGTGGTTCCAATATGAGTTTTTAGACCGTTTAAAAGTTGTCGTCTCCTTATAGTCTGAtatcttttttatatcataatctctattaatataaaaaatttcacctttactgttcactgtgtgtattCCATAAACAATACTAAAAACATCCGTACGTGCATGTACATTCTTCAGACGATATAATTTGTCACCATTTGTGTTTGTCAAAACGAGATTTTTTATATCACTGACCAAGATGTGGCCTGATGTCACAAAGGAAATGTGATCACATGTATCGACACCTGACACTTTGAGAGAATGAAGTACCTCAGGTGGGAAACTCATTTTAAGCAGACATTCATTTTTTGGCTCTTGTGTTTTTGGTTCTGTTGATTGGAGCCCATTCTTAAACTCTATCATATCATCAGTGGTATGACTTTGAACTACAAGTACATTACAAATTGCCATGATcattaaattctttataatattccttaacaaaatataacagtttttattttcatttcttttaaatactgATTAGTTATGAAcacaaaagttttgttatattaCTATGCAAAGTGCAATTGTTTTCAGCATTGCAAACGCCCTATGTAAAATTTGCTGAatcttaaataatataatttaaagtttAGGTTACGTTCTTTTATCATTTTGCCCTGCGTTCACAATTCACTTCTAAATACCGTTGGAATAcgtattgtttacaaataattccCATTAGGAACTcactaaaaattttcaatttagatagatagatagatagatagatagatagatagatagatagatagatagatagatagatagatagatagataggcactaaataaaaatcaacaacactaattcaattttttgaataaataaagcAGTACAAAATGGATAACGAGGCGAACAATTGAAATTAAGTGCATTTGAGTTTGTTatgttcatgttaaatactgaaatctgatggCTTAGACGCAGTTGACAATCCATTCTATTACTCTCAGCGTttgcaacacacttggcaacgggtaacacaacgaattgttacagtaACTGTTACCCTCGCAAACAGTCACTATTAATATAATGACACCAGATGTCATTGTTAGGACCATCGTTTATGAATTGATGTAGAACTATCcgcaaaattgtgaaattaccGATATTCATGATAAAGCATGCTCACAAATTATGATTGAATTTGTATCTCTACTTCAAAAACTATGCATGAATCCTTAGCTCAAGTGTCAGGATGGTTTCCGTAGAGTTTCAGTTTTGCTGATTTTTAATCAGTGCTTGCATcttataaataacaattttaattaactaaacTTACCAAATTTTGTGTATCGTCGTTCCATATATCCGTACACGTTCAATGCTCTTTTTTTCCTTGACCCGACCCAGAGACGATGAGTGTTGACTTCATAACCCAAGCTGCTTGGCTGTGAAATTTCAAATTCTCCTATCAAGTGTAACAGGAATTGGCCGTCCTTATCTAACATTTGTACTGATTTGGTTTTTctatcacacaccaggatgtgtgacagtgCGTCAGTACAAATCGCACGTGGTTCTATTCCCGATCCTGGTGGATGCCCtttgtaggagaaacgatgtcttcctccgcAATCAACCACCACTACAACACCAGACCCATTGCTAAAGTCATcttcagacaccacgacatccccattgttgttctccgTTATATAGCAAGGTTTAATATACAATGTTTG
This genomic interval carries:
- the LOC117683154 gene encoding uncharacterized protein; translation: METTKNTKVHQCSKCSGDTEYFCGWCPCHLCTPCKEKHLIKLKTINHNVVPYCEKIKDIPTQERCEMHPSKVYIKYCEVCQVPLCDSCLQYSNYGFHYSLCRKKRHNILSLKKAYRTKHQQYRETISTIRHDALFYRPILLEGIKTDYETCHTKFSIYQSNMLGKSQTIKSNIDNVLRPVDFIHKYLKSNMSIIHKYMLIYEQSPSAVKFLLSIKEKIKTKDVMDLLSDIQIKNGGYRSMRKEKMLKRLPDPKEYHSVRVTDLAICRHISCLPSDRVWVSDEKHNLTLTNTTGAPLHHVKDLCRHVYIGSHTVRRESELIYIDRKYRIKTLSSDMETTSTFIHTPESAFKPRCVYWSPSTDDLLVGMYEKKRQEGKVARYNNTKKLIQTIQHCTNGQTLYIKPCYITENNNGDVVVSEDDFSNGSGVVVVVDCGGRHRFSYKGHPPGSGIEPRAICTDALSHILVCDRKTKSVQMLDKDGQFLLHLIGEFEISQPSSLGYEVNTHRLWVGSRKKRALNVYGYMERRYTKFVQSHTTDDMIEFKNGLQSTEPKTQEPKNECLLKMSFPPEVLHSLKVSGVDTCDHISFVTSGHILVSDIKNLVLTNTNGDKLYRLKNVHARTDVFSIVYGIHTVNSKGEIFYINRDYDIKKISDYKETTTFKRSKNSYWNHCVYCSPSTGDLLVGVSNSVTGMVDRYSQTGHLTQTINYDKRGGTLYVKPHFITENKNGDVVVSDYTYDIFCSVGTAVVTDRGGRHRFSYKRLPSGHRIDPRGICTDSLSQILVCDVKSVKVLVIDKGGNFLRFLSLESLDI